A window from Ignavibacteriota bacterium encodes these proteins:
- the ptsP gene encoding phosphoenolpyruvate--protein phosphotransferase, which produces MSENILKGIAAAPGISIATAFIYKKEIETIDDEQISNVEDAIENFEKSLNKSKKELNKIFTLAVDKMGENRAGIFEAQMMILDDPVLIQNIKDRIKKEKRSPIFIVDAEFSKYQKILALSEESYMKERSQDIEDIKNRIIRNIKKKKWISRIEKDVIVVTNSITPADTVLFSRENVKGYITNFGGLTSHAAIVARSLNIPAVLGIHDATTKINNGDKIIIDGVHGEVIINPTEEQLNYYEEKCKRLAEFDSGLAKLSDKPAITKDGKKIILRANLDIVEELEFIFRNGAEGVGLVRTEQIFNLADEFPDENKQYKIYKELAEKIYPNIVIIRVFDIGGDKVFPVDVKEPNPFLGWRGIRFLLDNENLLKTQIRALLRASIHKNIKFMIPMVTSIHEIKRTKEILEVCKIELKNEGKEFDKKIKFGIMVEVPSAAVMAEEFAAEVDFISIGTNDLIQYLLAVDRGNEIVSSLYQEFHPAVIRVLYKIIHASKLNSAKVSICGEMAADILATPLLVGMGLDSLSVSASTIPHIKKIIRSINFSDAKLLAEECLKLKTEKEISIKLQDYFKLHFSDELENVF; this is translated from the coding sequence ATGAGTGAAAATATTCTTAAAGGAATTGCCGCCGCACCGGGAATTTCAATTGCTACTGCTTTTATTTATAAAAAAGAAATTGAAACAATAGACGATGAGCAAATTTCTAATGTAGAAGATGCAATTGAAAATTTTGAAAAATCTCTCAACAAATCCAAAAAAGAATTAAACAAAATCTTTACACTTGCTGTGGATAAAATGGGTGAAAACAGAGCCGGAATTTTTGAAGCTCAGATGATGATTCTTGATGATCCAGTTTTAATTCAAAATATTAAAGATAGAATTAAAAAAGAAAAACGTTCGCCAATATTTATTGTTGATGCGGAGTTTTCGAAATATCAAAAAATACTTGCTTTATCAGAAGAATCTTACATGAAGGAAAGATCGCAAGATATTGAAGATATAAAAAATCGAATTATCAGAAATATTAAAAAGAAAAAATGGATTTCAAGAATTGAAAAAGATGTAATTGTTGTAACAAATAGTATTACTCCGGCGGATACAGTTTTATTTTCCAGGGAAAATGTAAAAGGATATATTACAAATTTTGGCGGATTAACAAGTCATGCAGCAATTGTAGCCAGAAGCTTAAACATTCCGGCTGTCTTAGGAATTCATGATGCAACAACAAAAATTAATAATGGCGATAAAATAATAATTGATGGTGTTCACGGTGAAGTAATAATAAATCCTACTGAAGAACAGTTAAATTATTACGAAGAAAAATGTAAAAGATTAGCAGAGTTTGATTCTGGTTTGGCTAAATTGTCTGATAAACCAGCAATAACTAAGGACGGAAAAAAAATAATTTTACGTGCAAATTTAGATATTGTTGAAGAATTAGAATTTATTTTTAGAAACGGTGCTGAAGGTGTTGGTTTAGTTAGAACAGAACAAATTTTTAATTTGGCAGATGAATTTCCGGATGAAAATAAACAATATAAAATTTATAAAGAATTGGCAGAAAAAATATATCCAAATATTGTAATTATTAGAGTTTTTGATATTGGAGGCGATAAAGTTTTTCCCGTTGATGTTAAAGAGCCAAATCCCTTTTTAGGTTGGCGTGGAATCAGATTTTTGCTTGACAATGAAAATCTTCTAAAGACCCAAATCAGAGCTTTGTTAAGAGCAAGCATTCATAAAAATATAAAATTCATGATTCCGATGGTTACTTCAATTCATGAAATAAAAAGAACAAAAGAAATTTTGGAAGTTTGCAAAATAGAACTTAAAAACGAAGGTAAAGAATTTGATAAAAAAATAAAATTTGGAATTATGGTTGAAGTTCCATCTGCAGCAGTAATGGCTGAGGAATTTGCAGCAGAAGTTGATTTTATCAGTATCGGCACAAATGATTTAATTCAATACTTATTAGCGGTTGATAGAGGGAATGAAATTGTTTCTTCACTGTATCAAGAATTTCATCCAGCTGTAATCCGGGTACTATACAAAATCATTCACGCCAGTAAACTTAATTCTGCAAAAGTTAGCATTTGCGGAGAAATGGCAGCTGATATTTTAGCAACTCCATTATTGGTTGGAATGGGTTTGGATTCGCTTAGTGTTTCAGCATCGACAATTCCTCATATTAAAAAAATAATAAGATCAATAAACTTTTCTGATGCAAAATTATTAGCTGAGGAATGTCTAAAGCTAAAAACTGAAAAAGAAATTAGTATAAAACTTCAAGATTATTTTAAATTACACTTTTCAGATGAACTTGAAAATGTATTCTAA
- a CDS encoding polyprenyl synthetase family protein, translating to MKFNPAKYYQEEIIKFEKKYFKTAEGKFPKSLYEPCDYIIKSGGKRLRPFLVILSANAVNANSTSVLNAAVAVELFHNFTLVHDDIMDNADKRRGRETLHIKYDVNTAILAGDNLMAIAYKSLLKDCKKNGISAVEDFTYGLIEVCEGQSLDKDFELRRKVSIEEYLVMISKKTAALAETCCSIGAKLGGGSTAEINSLRNFGKYLGLAFQIQDDLLDIVADEIEFGKKIGGDLIEGKKTYLLLNALEKAKGNNLKLIQKVIDEKGIKQSEVLIYKNLYQELGVIEDASNEVKKYTSLALKQLKNIKNENAKITLQWLANSLTDRKK from the coding sequence ATGAAATTCAATCCCGCTAAATATTACCAAGAAGAAATCATCAAATTTGAAAAAAAATATTTTAAAACTGCTGAAGGTAAATTCCCAAAATCACTTTATGAACCTTGTGACTATATAATAAAAAGCGGCGGAAAAAGATTGAGACCGTTTCTGGTAATTTTATCCGCCAATGCAGTTAATGCAAATTCAACCTCAGTTTTGAATGCCGCAGTTGCAGTTGAATTGTTTCACAATTTTACTTTGGTGCATGATGATATTATGGATAATGCAGATAAACGTCGTGGGCGAGAAACTTTACACATAAAATATGATGTTAATACAGCAATACTTGCCGGAGATAATTTAATGGCAATTGCTTATAAATCACTTTTGAAAGATTGCAAAAAAAATGGTATAAGTGCCGTTGAAGATTTTACTTATGGTTTGATTGAAGTTTGTGAGGGTCAAAGTTTAGATAAGGATTTTGAATTAAGACGAAAAGTTTCTATTGAAGAATATTTAGTTATGATTAGTAAAAAGACTGCTGCACTTGCTGAAACATGCTGCTCAATTGGAGCAAAACTTGGAGGCGGAAGTACCGCAGAAATTAATTCGCTTAGAAATTTTGGAAAATATTTGGGATTAGCATTTCAAATTCAAGATGACTTGCTTGATATTGTTGCTGATGAAATAGAGTTTGGAAAAAAAATTGGCGGCGATTTAATAGAAGGAAAAAAAACATATTTACTTTTAAATGCATTGGAAAAAGCAAAAGGAAATAATTTAAAACTTATCCAAAAAGTAATTGATGAAAAAGGAATTAAGCAAAGTGAAGTTTTAATTTACAAAAATCTTTATCAAGAATTGGGAGTTATTGAAGATGCTTCCAACGAAGTTAAAAAATATACATCTCTTGCGTTAAAACAATTAAAAAATATTAAAAATGAAAATGCTAAAATTACATTGCAATGGCTGGCAAATTCACTTACTGATAGAAAAAAATAA
- a CDS encoding PD40 domain-containing protein → MQILKNLFLKVTFLIFIFSSICVNAQLYFFGRNKVHYEDFDWKVIKTDHFDIYYYDDFEEMAEIGAAYAEEAYDDLKIKFNHVMIKKIPLIFYNTHNHFQQTNTIPNFIPEGVGGFFEFMKGRVVIPYLTSLEQFRHVIRHELVHVFMTSKVMNVIKDHRVIGDSYPPLWFVEGIAEYWSYHWDTQAEMIMRDAVLNNFFAPLKDMYRIYGSFLMYKEGQNFLEFVSKKYGEDKILQFLENFWRFKNFEDVIEFTIGERFEKIDEDWQYYLKQQYYPLYENKTPHFIESKKITFEGYNFSPNYYENGNGKQIYFVGNRNGYSSIYKMKYNPDSIDFAEPEQILEGEKEVIFETFHLLKPSMTISSKGILAFVTKAGATDALHLFDTEKNEILKHFVFNELLTIESPSFESSGNKILFHAADRKGYIDIYELDIISGNLKRFTNDFYSDRDPIYNSDNSKIIFSSDRTSGIYQQKNNLFEIDINSGEVKYLTYSNADLTSPKFSPDYSSLFCLADNDGVKNLWQINFDENNEPKNMTQKTRFLTSIFEYDFVDSNELITSTFEKFSFQFFSLNLHEIPDTNLFVKNFAFDEIKTPWQPEKIVINSETDKLHYENQYSLDYAFSQISTDPIYGTRGGAIFSLSDLLGDDRYYFMIYNSAEIQSDFFKNINVAISRVNTGGRTNFGYGIFHHTGRRYDIRESDSFFYERSFGGYISLLYPLSSFQRIETSTTISNSDREISIDLLPRKALLLSNTISFIHDNTLWGNTGPVDGSRFRLLLGYTTDIKYSNSNFYSLIADYRNYFRLHNRITLATRASIFYNEGKDARRYIAGGSWDLRGWPRFRIRGEKMWLSSIEFRYPLIDQFFIKFPFVGLGFAGIKGAAFIDAGSAWDEKYENTIGSVGIGLRFNFLGAITFRYDVGKKIENNFSAFQKSFFYQFFFGWDF, encoded by the coding sequence ATGCAAATCTTAAAAAATTTATTTCTCAAAGTTACATTTCTAATTTTTATTTTTTCTTCAATTTGTGTTAACGCACAGCTTTACTTTTTTGGAAGAAATAAAGTTCACTACGAGGATTTTGATTGGAAAGTTATCAAAACTGATCATTTTGATATTTACTACTACGATGATTTTGAGGAAATGGCTGAAATTGGCGCTGCTTATGCCGAGGAAGCTTATGATGATTTGAAAATAAAATTTAATCATGTAATGATTAAAAAAATTCCACTTATATTTTATAATACTCACAATCATTTTCAACAGACAAATACAATCCCCAATTTTATTCCGGAAGGAGTTGGCGGCTTTTTTGAGTTTATGAAAGGAAGAGTTGTAATTCCATATTTAACTTCTCTTGAGCAATTTAGACATGTAATAAGACATGAATTAGTTCATGTTTTTATGACAAGTAAAGTGATGAATGTTATAAAAGATCATAGAGTAATTGGGGATAGTTATCCGCCTTTGTGGTTTGTTGAAGGAATTGCGGAATATTGGTCTTACCACTGGGATACACAAGCTGAAATGATTATGCGAGATGCAGTATTGAATAATTTTTTTGCACCGTTGAAAGATATGTATAGAATTTACGGAAGTTTTTTAATGTACAAAGAAGGTCAAAATTTTTTAGAATTTGTAAGCAAAAAATATGGTGAAGATAAAATTTTGCAGTTCTTGGAGAATTTCTGGCGATTTAAAAATTTTGAAGATGTAATTGAATTTACAATAGGTGAAAGATTTGAAAAAATTGATGAAGACTGGCAGTATTACTTAAAGCAACAATATTATCCACTTTACGAAAATAAAACTCCACATTTTATTGAATCAAAAAAAATAACTTTTGAAGGTTATAATTTTTCTCCGAATTATTATGAAAATGGAAATGGTAAACAAATTTATTTTGTTGGAAATAGAAACGGTTATTCTTCAATTTATAAAATGAAATATAATCCCGATTCTATTGATTTTGCTGAGCCGGAACAAATTTTAGAAGGAGAAAAAGAAGTTATCTTTGAAACTTTTCATTTGTTAAAACCATCTATGACAATTTCCTCAAAAGGAATTTTGGCATTTGTAACAAAAGCCGGAGCAACAGATGCGCTTCATCTTTTTGATACAGAAAAAAATGAAATTTTAAAACATTTTGTATTTAATGAATTATTAACTATTGAATCACCAAGCTTCGAATCATCTGGAAATAAAATTCTATTTCACGCAGCAGATAGAAAAGGGTACATAGATATTTATGAATTAGATATTATTAGCGGAAATTTAAAAAGATTTACAAACGATTTTTATTCAGATAGAGATCCAATTTACAATTCTGATAATTCCAAAATAATTTTTTCTTCAGATAGAACAAGCGGAATTTATCAGCAGAAAAATAATTTGTTTGAGATAGATATTAATTCCGGTGAAGTTAAATATCTTACATATTCAAATGCAGATTTAACAAGTCCAAAATTCTCTCCGGATTATTCATCACTATTTTGCCTCGCAGATAATGATGGCGTGAAAAATCTTTGGCAAATTAATTTTGATGAAAATAATGAACCAAAAAATATGACTCAAAAGACAAGATTTTTAACAAGTATTTTTGAGTATGATTTTGTTGATTCAAATGAATTGATTACTTCAACATTTGAAAAATTTTCATTTCAATTTTTTTCACTTAATCTTCATGAAATTCCCGACACAAATTTATTTGTTAAAAATTTTGCATTTGATGAAATTAAAACTCCGTGGCAGCCGGAAAAAATTGTAATTAATTCTGAGACCGATAAATTACATTATGAAAATCAATATTCATTGGATTATGCTTTCAGTCAAATATCTACTGATCCAATTTACGGAACTCGCGGAGGTGCAATTTTTTCACTAAGTGATTTATTAGGTGATGATAGATATTATTTCATGATTTACAATTCCGCAGAAATTCAAAGTGATTTTTTCAAAAATATAAATGTAGCAATTAGTCGTGTAAACACCGGAGGAAGAACAAATTTCGGTTACGGAATATTTCATCATACCGGAAGACGATATGATATTAGAGAAAGCGACAGCTTTTTTTACGAAAGAAGTTTCGGTGGATATATTTCGCTTTTGTATCCGTTATCTTCGTTTCAAAGAATTGAAACAAGTACTACAATTTCAAATTCCGATAGAGAAATATCAATAGATTTGTTACCAAGAAAAGCACTTTTATTATCAAATACAATTTCTTTTATTCATGATAACACGCTTTGGGGAAATACCGGTCCGGTAGATGGCTCAAGATTCAGACTTTTATTAGGTTACACAACAGATATAAAATATAGTAATTCTAATTTTTATTCGTTAATTGCAGATTATAGAAATTATTTTAGACTTCATAATAGAATTACTTTGGCAACACGTGCATCAATATTTTACAATGAAGGAAAAGATGCTCGTCGTTATATTGCTGGCGGAAGTTGGGATTTAAGAGGATGGCCAAGATTTAGAATTCGCGGAGAAAAAATGTGGCTTTCATCTATTGAATTTAGATATCCGCTAATCGATCAATTTTTTATAAAATTTCCTTTTGTAGGTTTGGGTTTTGCCGGAATTAAAGGTGCTGCTTTTATTGATGCGGGAAGTGCCTGGGATGAAAAATATGAAAATACTATAGGGAGTGTTGGAATTGGATTGCGATTTAATTTCCTTGGTGCAATAACTTTTCGTTATGATGTTGGGAAAAAAATTGAAAATAATTTTTCGGCATTTCAGAAAAGTTTCTTCTATCAATTCTTTTTTGGGTGGGATTTTTGA
- a CDS encoding PQQ-binding-like beta-propeller repeat protein, whose translation MRNYILIFSLIIATLGCARAIQFSKLNENSEKISQYGNYSHRNFYYQKNVEILKEPIWDKSTYGSYSNYPFTSFDSILFVSDLGGRIAALNLNNGKKLGEIKYKGSIEQTPIIDKTNLIFIVNEEKENYSSLIVYDLRNAKEFREVKIEGKITNELIFENEKIFVLTNFGKLYKFSRMGIKEWEINLKEKFFSDPAADEENLFACSISGNLYSIKLTDGKINYKIKICEEVQSGITLNETSIFFGDENGNVFSINKMSANINWKFETNYKIKTVPAIDSKSLFIGNLNGDFYSINLQNGSLNWKNETDGLINTTPLVFENILVQPNMNMDVDIFDKSSGEILDKIQFEGRCRTSPFYVKNKILFGIDKDDVFCFSVKEN comes from the coding sequence TTGAGAAATTATATTTTAATATTTTCTTTAATTATTGCAACTTTAGGTTGTGCAAGAGCAATTCAATTCAGCAAATTAAATGAGAACTCTGAAAAAATTTCTCAGTATGGAAATTATTCTCATAGAAATTTTTATTATCAAAAAAATGTTGAAATATTAAAAGAACCCATTTGGGATAAAAGTACTTACGGTAGTTATTCAAATTATCCTTTTACATCTTTTGATTCTATTTTATTTGTTTCTGATTTGGGAGGAAGAATTGCTGCTCTAAATTTAAATAATGGAAAAAAACTCGGAGAAATAAAATATAAAGGTTCAATTGAACAAACTCCAATTATTGATAAAACGAATTTAATTTTTATTGTGAATGAAGAAAAAGAAAATTATTCATCGTTGATAGTTTACGATTTGAGAAATGCAAAGGAATTTCGTGAAGTTAAAATTGAAGGAAAAATTACAAATGAATTAATTTTTGAGAATGAGAAAATTTTTGTACTTACAAATTTTGGTAAACTTTATAAATTTTCTAGAATGGGAATAAAAGAATGGGAAATAAATTTAAAGGAAAAATTTTTTTCTGACCCAGCAGCTGACGAGGAAAATTTATTTGCTTGTTCTATTTCCGGAAATTTATATTCTATTAAACTAACTGATGGAAAAATAAATTATAAAATTAAAATTTGCGAAGAAGTTCAAAGCGGAATTACTTTGAATGAAACTTCAATATTTTTTGGTGATGAAAATGGAAATGTGTTTTCAATAAATAAAATGTCAGCAAATATAAATTGGAAATTTGAAACAAATTATAAAATAAAAACTGTTCCGGCAATTGATTCCAAGTCTTTATTTATTGGAAATTTAAATGGAGATTTCTATTCAATAAATTTGCAAAACGGAAGTTTGAATTGGAAGAACGAAACTGACGGTTTAATTAATACAACTCCGCTTGTTTTTGAAAATATTTTAGTTCAGCCAAATATGAATATGGACGTTGATATTTTTGATAAATCATCTGGGGAAATTTTAGATAAAATTCAATTTGAAGGAAGATGCAGAACTTCACCTTTTTACGTAAAAAATAAAATACTTTTTGGAATTGATAAAGATGATGTTTTTTGTTTTTCGGTAAAGGAAAACTAA
- a CDS encoding HPr family phosphocarrier protein, producing MIEKTVEIINNAGLHTRPAATIVKIAAKFKSEFFIYKDGMNINGKSIIGVMTLAAEKGSTLVLSFDGEDEQEACDAIIDYFNRGFDEL from the coding sequence ATGATTGAAAAAACAGTTGAAATTATAAATAATGCCGGACTTCATACAAGACCCGCTGCAACAATTGTAAAAATAGCAGCAAAGTTTAAAAGTGAATTTTTTATTTATAAAGATGGAATGAACATAAACGGTAAAAGTATTATTGGCGTTATGACTTTGGCTGCAGAAAAAGGATCAACTCTTGTTTTATCATTTGATGGAGAAGATGAACAAGAAGCTTGTGATGCAATTATTGATTACTTTAATAGAGGCTTTGATGAACTATGA